Within Candidatus Hydrogenedentota bacterium, the genomic segment CCGAGCGATTGGGGGAGTTGTAGGCGCTTGCCCTCGGCATCGCCGCCGGGCTGAGCGTATGCGGCCCTTATCAGAAATGGCGGCGCCGCACGGACTCATCCGGAGGAGGAGGCGGGGGCGGCCCCGGATTCACGAGCGGCTGAAACACCTTCGCGATACGATCACGAAGCGACGGGTTCTCGCAAATGATGAGAAGCACGTAGTATTTGTTGCGCACCGTTGTCGCGATATTTTTCGGTTGGTAGTCGGGCAATGAGCTTGCTACGTCGACCTCCATCTTGATGCGCTCCTGCTCGATCACCTCGAGATTCGAATAGGTGAATAAGTGCACTTTTGCCCCATTAATGGTCATGAAGATTTCGGCATCTGATTGATACCCCGGCCGGCTGATGGTACGCTCGTTGGCTACGGAGAAATTCTGCGCCCGGTATGCGTCTTTGATTTTGTCAACAGTCAGGGGTTCCGGCTCTTTTGTCAATTGACAAACGAGCGGAATCCCGGCCAACAGGAGAATGCACAAGATAATCGCGATCAGCGTCTTGTCCATACCCGCCCCTCACCTATTTGAAACCGGTCACCAGCTCCTGAATCAGCAAATACCAGCCATCGGCCAGTACAAACATGATTATCTTGAACGGCAAAGACACGAAAACCGGCGGCAGCATCATCATCCCCATCGACATGAGCGTGCTTGCCACCACCATGTCGATAATCAGGAACGGGATATAGATGATGAACCCAATCTGAAACGCAATGCGTATTTCGCTCAAGATGAACCCGCATGTCAGCGTGGCCAATGGCACATCGTCGCGCGTCTGGGGGCGTTCCATCCGCGCGATGTCAATGAAAAGGGCCAGGTCCTTGGGCCGCACCTGGCGGAACATGAAATCGCGCACGGGGCCAATGGTGTTCGCAACGGCCTCGTTCCAGCCGATCTCCTCGTTCACATAGGGCAGGTACGCCTCGTCGTATACCTGCTGATAGATTGGCGACATGATGTAGAAGGTGAGAATAAGCGCCAGACCGATGAGCACTTGGTTCGGAGGAGTCTGCTGCGTGGCCATGGCTTGCCGCAAAAAACCGAATACCACGATGATCCGCAGAAACGACGTGGTCATGATGAAGATTGCAGGAGCCAGGGAAAGGACCGTAAGCAATATGAAGAGCGACAAGGTCGTGGAGATGCGGTCGGGAGACGTTGCCCCTTGCATCCCCCGGAACACGTTTTCGATACCCAGCGGACCCGTCTCTTCCGGCGCCCCCTGAGCTGCGGCGGCAGCAGAAACCAAGAGCAGCGCGCAGATTATCCCCGCTTTGAACAATCGCTTAGGGTTCCGATTCACGCGTCGAGTCCCGCAGGTATTCCCGCAACCGGTGTATATCGCCTCGCAGCGCCGCAATATCGTCTTCATCGACCGGCGAATTCGCTTCCTGCATCTCGCCCCCGGTCTCGCGGTTGATCTCCGCAAGATTTGCCCGAAGCTCCGAGAAGAATTCCCGCCCGCCCTCTGGCGCTGTCTTGCCCGCCCCATCCTCGCCACCCGCGCGGGACTCTTCCCGCGCGGCCGCAAACTCCGCCTCATCAAAATCGGCAATCAGGGACAGCGCACTCTGGCTCTGGCCAATCACAAGGACTTTGCCACCCGTGCGGACAAAGTGAAGGCATACCCGGGGATTCAGGTAGAGCCTGCCCAAGACGGCGCCAAGGCGGCTGCCTGTCAGCAGCTTCCCGCCGCTGCTCCTGCGCTGCAAGAAGTAGTACACCAACAGAATCATCGCCACAACCACGAGCAGCCACCCGAAAGCCTTCAGGATGTTGTAGGACGTTCGGTCGGCCGGAGCCCCTTCAAGCGCCTGGCCGGCAGCCTCCGGCCCTGCACCGCGCCGGGCGTCCAGCTCCCGGTTCAGCTGGGTCATGAATGCATCCGGCCGGGCCTCACCGGTCTTCTTGCCCTCTTCCGCCGAGTGTTGCGTCTCCGCGACGGGTTTCTCGGGAACATCAGCCAAGACGTCCGAACCCAGCTTCACATTCGGGGGGGGAATCGCTTCGAACTCGCTGTACTCATCGGGCTCCGGGGCAGTTGCGCCCGCTTCCGGCGCCGGTTCCTGGGCGAACACCGCCAGCGCACCGGCCCAAAGAACCAAGCCGACCAACGGAAGCACGCATTTAGTCCGCCGATGCATCGTCATGCCCCTCATCAAGCCCTGAGCGGTCCTCTTGGCCCACAATCTCGCCAATACGCACGTGTAATTCGTCGGCAATGACGACTACCTCGCCGTGGGCAAGAGGCAACCCGTTCACGTAGATGTCCGTCATCTCGCCGGCCATTTTGTCCAAAGGCACAACGGACCCACTCCTGAGTCCGAGCACCTCGCGCACGGTCATGGAACAACTTCCCAGATGCGCCGTAATGGTCATCTTGACCTGTCTTAAATCGTCAAGGGAGACGTGCTCGCTGCCTGCCGCCGCGAGTGGACTAACCTCGCGGAATTCGTGATCATGAGCCTGTTTTGCATCCGCATCCATTACATTTGGTCGCTCACAAGGAAACGCCGGTGAAACACAGCGGTAACCTGGATTTGGGGATTGATGGCGGCCGGCTGCAGCTGTTTCAGAATCGTGTTCGCTTCCATGAGTATGGTTCGCTGGATGTCCGCCTTGACGCGCGGATCATCCAGTTCCGCCCGCGTCCTGAACTCGTGCTGCTTGTTGATCATATCCGTAAAACGGGCCCTATGCTTCTCTAGAAGATCAGCGGTCATCTGATTATTGCATTCCAACGATACGGCAAACAACAGCATGGCCGCCGGCAGTTGACTGTCCGTCGGCATTTTCACCGAAGCAACGGCGTCATCAAAATCCACCGTGACGGCATTCGGATTCAGTTTGTCACCAGCATCTGCCGCAGGGGACGACCGCGCCCCGCCATCCTCGGAAAGCCTGGGCTTCAGCACAAACAGGTAGAGCACGACCGCTGCAATCGCGGCAACCATAACGGCAACTCCCAGCCAGATGAGCATGCTGACAAAACTCGATTTCCTGGGTGAAGGGGCCGCTGGCTGTTCATCAGACATATCTGTTCTTCCTCACTTAGGGGCTCTGCTCGGTCTCGCCCGAATGCTCGAGTTCATCGATCCCGCGCCGTAAACCGTCTGTTGTTTCTTTGGAGAATTCCCCGCTCACATGTATTTCCACGCGCCTGTTCGCCTGCATCCCCTCTTCCGTTTCATTTGTCGCGATGGGCTGCGACGGCCCGCACGCAATGATTTCAAAGGTCTCCATGGGGATCTGGGATTGCGCATGGAGGTAATCCGTCACACTTTTTGCTCTGCCGTAGCTGAGATGATAATTGTCCTCGAACCTTCCTCCTGGCGTCAAGGGACGGCTATCCGTGTGGCCCCGAATCTCGATTTTGGCGCCGGGCAGGTCCCGCAAGACCGACCCGATATCGCTGAGAACCGGCAGCGCCTCGGGCTTCAATTCCGCTTTGGCCGTGTCAAACAGGATCTGGCTCGGCAGATTGATTTTCAGGCCGCCCTCTTCGTCAAACTCGACTTTGACGTCCTTCGCCTTGTTGTTGACCAGCAATCGCTCGCTAATCATCCGGGCGGCGCGTTCGGCGGCGTGCGAACGGCGCGTCCGCAACTGTTCCACGGGTAAAGGTTGGATGACCGACGTATTATAAGGCAAGATGCCCAGCGCGCCTTTCAAAGATTGTACGGCGGTACTGTATTTCTTTTCGCTGATGCTCGAGAAGGACACCAGGAGAATGAAGAAACACAGAAACAGACTCATCATGTCGCCGTAGGTCACCATCCAGCCTGGCGCACCGGGCGGATCCATGCTTGCTTTCTGGCGTTTGTCCTTTGGCATGTTACCTTGAACTGACTTGGCGCCGCACGGCCGGAGATACGAACGCCTTCAGCTTCTGCTCCACCACCCGGGGATTGTCCCCCGATTGAATGGACAGAATGCCCTCAATAACCAGTTCCTTTGCCAGGAGCTCATTGCTGGTGCGCACTTTGAGTTTGCCTGCCGCGGGCAGGAAGACCACATTGGCCAGCAGCGCCCCGTACAGCGTCGTAAGGACCGCCACGGCCATGCCTTCGCCGATTTTCGACGGGTCATCGAGGGTAACGAACATCTGCACCATCCCGATAAGGGTGCCGATCATTCCAAAAGCCGGAGCGAATGTCCCCATGGCGAGGAGAATCGCCTGCCCCATCGCATGACGGTCTTCCATGAAGGCAAGCTCAGTCGTCAGTATGTCCTTGATGAGCTCAGGAGCGGTGCCATCGATGGCCAGTTGAACACTTCTTTCGAGAAACTCATCCCCCGCTTCACCAGCATGGGATTCCAGCGCCAGGATTCCCTCCCGGCGGGCAATGGTGGCGAAGCCGACCAGTTTGGGAATCAGATTCTCGGGCGGGGTTTCTTTGTGAAAGAACGCGTTCTTGACCGTGTTCAAGACGCTCAACACGTCGCCCAAAGGAAAATTGATGAGTGTGGACGCCAGCGTCCCCCCGACCACGATCACAACGGATGACGCACTCCAAAACACGCCCGGATGGCCACCCATAAGGATCGATACAACTACCAGGGTTATCCCCGAAATCAGACCCACAAGTGTCGCGATATCCATACGCTGCGCCTTTTGCTGGGCTCCCCTTTTCAGAACATGCGCTGCATGTTCGCAAGCATTTTAGCACTCCGGCCGCAAACCCACAACCGCCGGATGGCTCGGCACTCTGAGATGTCCCGGTCTACGCCGGAAAGACTCCAGAAAAACGGGGCGGCACACGCGCGCCGCGCGCATGCCGCCCCGGCATCACTCAGCCATCGCCCGCATCATGGCGCTACCGGACCAGGTTCACGGTCTCTTGAAGCAACGTGTCGGCCGTCGTGATAGTCCGGGCATTTGCCTGGAAGCCCCGCTGGGTCACAATCATATTGCTGAACTCGGTTGCCAGGTCCACGTTCGAGCCTTCCAGAACGCCACCCGATACCTGGCCGCGGCCTCCTGTATTCGGCAACCCTATCTGGGGAGTGCCGGAGGCAGGGGTGTCCCGGAACAGGTTATTCCCTTCACGCTGGAGGCCCCCTACATTGGCGAAGGACGCGAGGGCGATCTGACCGATAACGCGGGTCAGGCCATTCGAGAACACGCCGTTGATGGTTCCGTCGCCAGCGATGTTGAAGCTCTCCAGCGTGCCGCGCGCAAACCCATCCTGGTTGGTCACTGTGGCATCGCTGTTGGAGGCCAATTCCGTAACGGACGAGAAATCGATCTGGAACTCAAACGGCGTTTGGGGGTACGAATCCAGAGCCCCGAACGCCGCCAGCGGAACGGATACTTCGGGAGTCCCATCGGGCCGCGACGTAAACACGCCGCCGGCTAATGTCCCTTCATCAAAATAGTTGCCTTCGGAATCGAACAGAACAACGCCCTCTCCCACCGTTGTCGTCACCGGCGGGGTGTCCGAATTGGTGTATTCCACGACGTAGGACCAGGCGTTGTAGTTCGTGCCGCCAACATCTACCTGAGAGATCTTCGTGAATGTCGTCAGTAATTCGCGGGCCGTGCCCAGCGAATCAAACACGTTGACACGGCGCTCGATGATATCGCCCGCAACCGCCTGCGAATTGAGGTTTCCGCGCACCTGGACCTGTTCAGTCGCCCGGACGATAGAGGTGCCTCCCACAGGAACCTCGAGGTCTGTGGGTACGGCC encodes:
- a CDS encoding flagellar hook protein FlgE, which translates into the protein MGTAIYTGVTGLQTHQRRMDVIAANIANVNTPGYRAARALFQDLFSQTLEGGRGPVDGFGGSNPVQVGLGVQVATIDTIHTQGSLQTTGNNSDLAIQGTGFFVLSDGSGLYYTRDGSFTLNALGQLIDPATGMRVQGYLADETGEVNVGAVPTDLEVPVGGTSIVRATEQVQVRGNLNSQAVAGDIIERRVNVFDSLGTARELLTTFTKISQVDVGGTNYNAWSYVVEYTNSDTPPVTTTVGEGVVLFDSEGNYFDEGTLAGGVFTSRPDGTPEVSVPLAAFGALDSYPQTPFEFQIDFSSVTELASNSDATVTNQDGFARGTLESFNIAGDGTINGVFSNGLTRVIGQIALASFANVGGLQREGNNLFRDTPASGTPQIGLPNTGGRGQVSGGVLEGSNVDLATEFSNMIVTQRGFQANARTITTADTLLQETVNLVR
- a CDS encoding FliM/FliN family flagellar motor switch protein gives rise to the protein MDADAKQAHDHEFREVSPLAAAGSEHVSLDDLRQVKMTITAHLGSCSMTVREVLGLRSGSVVPLDKMAGEMTDIYVNGLPLAHGEVVVIADELHVRIGEIVGQEDRSGLDEGHDDASAD
- the fliP gene encoding flagellar type III secretion system pore protein FliP (The bacterial flagellar biogenesis protein FliP forms a type III secretion system (T3SS)-type pore required for flagellar assembly.): MNRNPKRLFKAGIICALLLVSAAAAAQGAPEETGPLGIENVFRGMQGATSPDRISTTLSLFILLTVLSLAPAIFIMTTSFLRIIVVFGFLRQAMATQQTPPNQVLIGLALILTFYIMSPIYQQVYDEAYLPYVNEEIGWNEAVANTIGPVRDFMFRQVRPKDLALFIDIARMERPQTRDDVPLATLTCGFILSEIRIAFQIGFIIYIPFLIIDMVVASTLMSMGMMMLPPVFVSLPFKIIMFVLADGWYLLIQELVTGFK
- a CDS encoding MotA/TolQ/ExbB proton channel family protein, encoding MDIATLVGLISGITLVVVSILMGGHPGVFWSASSVVIVVGGTLASTLINFPLGDVLSVLNTVKNAFFHKETPPENLIPKLVGFATIARREGILALESHAGEAGDEFLERSVQLAIDGTAPELIKDILTTELAFMEDRHAMGQAILLAMGTFAPAFGMIGTLIGMVQMFVTLDDPSKIGEGMAVAVLTTLYGALLANVVFLPAAGKLKVRTSNELLAKELVIEGILSIQSGDNPRVVEQKLKAFVSPAVRRQVSSR
- a CDS encoding flagellar biosynthetic protein FliO, whose amino-acid sequence is MHRRTKCVLPLVGLVLWAGALAVFAQEPAPEAGATAPEPDEYSEFEAIPPPNVKLGSDVLADVPEKPVAETQHSAEEGKKTGEARPDAFMTQLNRELDARRGAGPEAAGQALEGAPADRTSYNILKAFGWLLVVVAMILLVYYFLQRRSSGGKLLTGSRLGAVLGRLYLNPRVCLHFVRTGGKVLVIGQSQSALSLIADFDEAEFAAAREESRAGGEDGAGKTAPEGGREFFSELRANLAEINRETGGEMQEANSPVDEDDIAALRGDIHRLREYLRDSTRESEP
- a CDS encoding flagellar motor protein MotB, with amino-acid sequence MPKDKRQKASMDPPGAPGWMVTYGDMMSLFLCFFILLVSFSSISEKKYSTAVQSLKGALGILPYNTSVIQPLPVEQLRTRRSHAAERAARMISERLLVNNKAKDVKVEFDEEGGLKINLPSQILFDTAKAELKPEALPVLSDIGSVLRDLPGAKIEIRGHTDSRPLTPGGRFEDNYHLSYGRAKSVTDYLHAQSQIPMETFEIIACGPSQPIATNETEEGMQANRRVEIHVSGEFSKETTDGLRRGIDELEHSGETEQSP